One Ricinus communis isolate WT05 ecotype wild-type chromosome 1, ASM1957865v1, whole genome shotgun sequence DNA window includes the following coding sequences:
- the LOC8279870 gene encoding pentatricopeptide repeat-containing protein At1g71210, mitochondrial, with protein sequence MQPIKQASKSRRALLFSKLVFNYNNSALSQSSSSLFNNNNGTRLPFLCYYHYYSTLSTIPIQQINFHPNYTYKHVVQSFKEWFKTQNNGFLDRVFEILSNQDEVDELALSQLGLRLTESLVLDVLHYGNSKKDVLSCLKFFDWAGRQSGFYHTRATFHAIFKILSKAKLMQLMLDFLDNYMKHRFANHKLGYGFYSTLIMGYSVAGKPQVALQLFGKMRFLGRDLDAFAYHILLNSLVEECCFDAVDDIAKQISIRGFESHITHSIVVKSFCKQRMLDEAEAYLRRMILQGESGNGAAVGILVGAFCQKDQFEKAGQLIEEFRELRVVPLYPAYGVWLRNLVQKGKLDGALDFFQQKKTLESYVPEIFHYNALLCRLLKENRLTEACDLLMEMMEDGFSPDKVTMNAALSFFCKAGMVDVALDLYNCKSEFGLSPSTMTCNYLINSLCREGNVDDAYHVLKSSSEHGYFPGKRAFSMLTDALHREGKVEMMNELFFWALERNFIPSDSMYDKFISALCKARRLEDGYLIHGELNRFNRVAKKSTYSNLIHGFNKFNRGDIAARLLIEMQDKGHLPARTLFRAVIRSLCEMDDPETRFFNYLDMQLSRRDPNCQIYNFFIDGAGHAKKPDIARKVFEMMQRSGIEPNQSTNILMLQSYLKSERISDALNFFDAVGQRRKIGRKLYNTMVVGLCQVNKVDSALSFFLEMQSNGMVPSVECYEVLIMLLCSNKRYSTAITLITDLEKFGRRVTSFIGNILLLHSLKSDELYDAWLQVREVQNETSLNLLILGQIIGAFAGRLKLSQQIDNLEEVIEQCFPLDLYTYNMLMRRLSMSNIDHARELFDRICQKGYEPNHWTYDILVHGLFKNGRIGEARRWVDEMFRKGFSPSGRTKSLM encoded by the coding sequence atgcAACCAATAAAACAAGCAAGCAAATCCAGGAGAGCATTACTATTTTCCAAACTTGTCTTCAATTACAACAACAGTGCTCTATCTCAATCCTCTTCTTCTCTGTTCAACAATAACAATGGCACAAGATTACCATTCTTGTGTTATTACCATTACTATTCAACATTATCTACAATTCCAATTCAACAAATCAATTTCCACCCCAACTATACTTACAAGCACGTTGTCCAGTCTTTTAAAGAGTGGTTCAAGACCCAAAACAATGGATTCTTGGATCGAGTTTTCGAGATCTTAAGCAACCAAGATGAAGTTGATGAGCTTGCCCTTTCCCAGTTGGGTCTTCGTTTAACAGAATCGTTGGTTCTTGATGTTCTCCATTATGGTAATTCCAAAAAAGACGTTCTTTCTTGCCTTAAATTCTTTGATTGGGCTGGTCGCCAATCTGGGTTTTACCACACTCGCGCCACTTTTCATGCTATTTTCAAGATTTTGTCTAAAGCTAAGCTTATGCAACTTATGCTTGATTTTCTTGATAATTATATGAAGCATAGGTTTGCTAATCATAAACTTGGATATGGGTTTTATAGTACTTTAATTATGGGTTATTCTGTTGCTGGTAAGCCTCAAGTTGCACTTCAATTGTTTGGTAAAATGAGGTTTCTAGGTCGTGATTTGGATGCTTTTGCTTATCATATTCTTCTTAATTCTTTGGTTGAAGAGTGCTGTTTCGATGCTGTTGATGACATTGCTAAGCAGATTTCTATTAGGGGTTTTGAGAGTCATATAACACATTCTATTGTTGTTAAGAGCTTTTGTAAGCAGAGGATGTTGGATGAAGCTGAGGCATATTTGCGCCGCATGATCCTACAGGGTGAAAGTGGTAACGGGGCTGCTGTAGGTATTCTTGTGGGTGCATTTTGTCAAAAAGATCAGTTTGAGAAGGCTGGTCAGTTAATTGAGGAATTTAGGGAGTTGAGAGTGGTGCCTCTGTATCCTGCTTATGGCGTGTGGCTTCGGAATTTAGTTCAAAAAGGTAAGCTTGATGGGGCTTTGGACTTCTTTCAGCAAAAGAAAACTTTAGAAAGCTATGTTCCAGAGATTTTCCATTATAATGCTTTACTGTGCAGGCTCTTGAAAGAGAACCGACTCACAGAAGCCTGTGATTTGTTGATGGAGATGATGGAAGATGGTTTTTCTCCTGATAAGGTCACCATGAATGCTGcattatctttcttttgtaAAGCTGGAATGGTGGATGTTGCGCTTGACTTGTACAATTGCAAATCAGAATTTGGCCTCTCACCTAGTACCATGACTTGTAATTATCTCATCAATTCTTTATGCAGAGAGGGTAACGTTGATGATGCATACCATGTGTTGAAGAGTTCTTCTGAGCATGGTTATTTCCCAGGTAAAAGAGCATTTTCCATGCTTACTGATGCTTTACATAGAGAAGGAAAGGTTGAAATGATGAACGAACTGTTTTTTTGGGCTCTGGAGCGCAATTTCATTCCAAGTGATTCCATGTATGATAAGTTTATATCTGCTCTTTGCAAGGCTAGGAGGTTAGAAGATGGGTACTTGATACATGGAGAACTTAACCGATTTAATAGAGTAGCTAAAAAGAGTACTTACTCAAATTTGATTCATGGttttaacaaattcaacaGGGGGGATATTGCTGCTAGGCTTCTTATCGAAATGCAAGATAAGGGTCATTTGCCTGCTCGTACTTTGTTCAGAGCAGTCATTCGTAGTCTATGTGAAATGGACGACCCAGAAACACGATTTTTCAACTATTTAGATATGCAACTATCTCGTCGTGATCCTAACTGTCAGATATATAACTTCTTTATCGATGGAGCTGGGCACGCAAAGAAGCCTGATATCGCCAGAAAAGTATTTGAAATGATGCAGAGAAGTGGGATCGAACCTAATCAGAGTACTAACATTCTTATGTTACAGAGTTATTTAAAGAGTGAGAGAATATCTGATgctcttaatttttttgatgcTGTGGGCCAAAGAAGGAAGATTGGCAGAAAGCTATACAACACCATGGTTGTTGGTCTTTGCCAAGTCAACAAAGTGGATTCTGCATTGTCCTTCTTCTTGGAAATGCAGAGTAATGGAATGGTTCCTAGTGTTGAGTGTTATGAGGTTCTTATAATGCTACTTTgctcaaataaaagatatagtACGGCGATAACTCTTATTACTGACTTGGAGAAATTCGGGCGTCGTGTTACATCCTTTATCGGTAACATACTTTTGTTACATTCCTTGAAAAGCGACGAGCTCTATGATGCATGGCTTCAAGTGAGAGAGGTGCAGAATGAGACTTCTCTGAATCTTTTAATCCTTGGCCAGATAATTGGAGCATTTGCAGGGCGTCTTAAGCTGAGCCAACAAATTGACAACTTGGAAGAAGTGATTGAACAGTGCTTCCCACTCGACCTCTATACTTACAATATGTTGATGAGAAGACTAAGCATGAGTAACATTGATCATGCTCGTGAGTTGTTTGATAGAATATGTCAGAAGGGTTATGAGCCAAATCACTGGACGTATGATATCTTAGTGCATGGCCTTTTTAAGAATGGAAGAATAGGCGAGGCAAGGAGATGGGTGGATGAAATGTTCAGGAAAGGGTTTAGTCCAAGTGGTCGTACCAAAAGCCTCATGTAA